In Streptomyces chartreusis, the following proteins share a genomic window:
- a CDS encoding endo-1,4-beta-xylanase — MRTNRLRLIGALAAVLVAATVPAAQAHDGRPPTLADLAERHGRYFGSATDNPELVDEPYTALLGSEFDQITPGNGMKWYATEPQQGVFDFTKGDEIVALARANHQKVRGHTLVWHSQLPGWLTGREWTATELRAVLKKHIQTEVRHYRGKIYAWDVVNEAFNEDGTYRETVFYKTLGSGYIADALRWAHQADPKARLYLNDYNVEATGPKSDAYYELARELRAQGVPLHGFGLQTHLALQYGYPATLEDNLRRFARLGLDTALTEVDVRMQLPVTEEKLNRQAEWYRDMTEACLAVRRCVGITVWDYTDKYSWIPAFFPGEGAALPWDEELRPKPAYFALREALR, encoded by the coding sequence ATGCGCACCAACCGTCTCAGACTCATCGGCGCCCTCGCGGCCGTCCTGGTCGCGGCGACCGTGCCGGCCGCCCAGGCCCATGACGGCCGGCCGCCCACCCTCGCCGACCTCGCCGAGCGTCACGGCCGCTACTTCGGCAGTGCCACCGACAACCCCGAACTCGTCGACGAGCCGTACACGGCGCTCCTGGGCAGTGAGTTCGACCAGATCACGCCCGGCAACGGGATGAAGTGGTACGCCACCGAACCCCAGCAGGGCGTCTTCGACTTCACCAAGGGCGACGAGATCGTGGCCCTCGCACGCGCCAACCACCAGAAAGTGCGCGGCCACACCCTCGTCTGGCACAGCCAGCTGCCGGGCTGGCTCACCGGCCGCGAGTGGACGGCGACCGAGCTGCGGGCCGTGCTGAAGAAGCACATCCAGACCGAGGTGCGGCACTACCGCGGCAAGATCTACGCCTGGGACGTCGTCAACGAGGCGTTCAACGAGGACGGCACGTACCGCGAGACGGTCTTCTACAAGACGCTCGGCTCCGGCTACATCGCCGACGCCCTGCGCTGGGCCCACCAGGCCGACCCGAAGGCCAGGCTGTACCTCAACGACTACAACGTCGAGGCGACCGGCCCGAAGAGCGACGCGTACTACGAGCTGGCCAGGGAGCTGAGGGCTCAGGGCGTCCCGCTGCACGGCTTCGGCCTCCAGACCCATCTGGCGCTCCAGTACGGCTATCCGGCCACGCTGGAGGACAACCTGCGCCGCTTCGCCCGGCTCGGCCTGGACACGGCCCTCACCGAGGTAGACGTACGGATGCAGCTGCCCGTCACCGAGGAGAAGCTGAACCGGCAGGCCGAGTGGTACCGGGACATGACCGAGGCGTGCCTGGCGGTGCGCCGATGTGTGGGGATCACGGTCTGGGACTACACGGACAAGTATTCCTGGATCCCGGCGTTCTTCCCGGGCGAGGGCGCGGCCCTGCCCTGGGACGAGGAACTGCGGCCCAAGCCCGCCTACTTCGCGCTGCGAGAGGCGCTGAGGTAG
- a CDS encoding substrate-binding and VWA domain-containing protein produces MGRHSLPDQYGAGGSDPRRRARRRTVAIATVLVLAVAGGTAAAVRGGLLSFGSSCQDDPVRLTLAVSPDLAPALETAAAQARDDDLTSDGRCVAVTVSPRESYKVADALLAGENPGAQVWVPDSEVWLERLSTDGDTADVSTVGHVASTPVGVAMVPTAAKSLGWPEKSYAWLELTGAALRDDSLRLGAADPARSATGLLALTRLSAASAGIEGGDTQAAGMMKALSQRVTDSDGQVLDTLPRDSSGTEQGNPKRNQALVVSEQTAHVYNSAADGEGDGLDFFYPKDGSPRLDYPYTLLTQTGLTTDESRAAIRFMSYLRDARQLRLLERHGFRTSEEEVSDALVTRAGGSSPQPYTKAPARPASAVALQETLGVWTITVQSARITTVVDASASMSETVPGTGRSRMDVTKAALLQALSTFTAEDEIGLWDFSTKLDGDKDYRVRVPTQRLGDREGTGTQRERLSAAFGDLEPVPDGATGLYDTTLAAYRAATGSYAEGKFNALVVLTDGVNEDPGSISRADLLARLERLADPQRPVPLIMIAVGPDADREEANRIAAATGGSGHEVTDPAQIQTVILKAIVNAASPDRRG; encoded by the coding sequence ATGGGACGTCACAGCTTGCCCGATCAGTATGGGGCGGGCGGCAGCGACCCCCGTCGACGCGCACGACGCCGCACGGTGGCCATCGCCACGGTCCTCGTCCTGGCCGTCGCCGGCGGTACGGCCGCCGCCGTCAGGGGCGGACTGCTCTCCTTCGGCTCCTCCTGCCAGGACGACCCGGTGCGGCTGACCCTGGCCGTCTCCCCCGACCTGGCCCCCGCCCTGGAGACCGCCGCCGCACAGGCCCGGGACGACGACCTCACCTCTGACGGACGGTGCGTCGCGGTCACCGTCAGCCCACGCGAGTCGTACAAGGTCGCCGACGCCCTTCTCGCGGGCGAGAACCCCGGCGCGCAGGTGTGGGTGCCGGACTCGGAGGTGTGGCTGGAGCGCCTCAGCACGGACGGCGACACGGCCGACGTCTCCACGGTCGGCCATGTCGCCTCCACCCCGGTGGGTGTGGCGATGGTGCCGACGGCCGCGAAGTCGCTGGGGTGGCCGGAGAAGTCGTACGCCTGGCTGGAGCTGACCGGTGCCGCCCTGCGCGACGACTCACTGCGGCTCGGCGCGGCGGACCCCGCGCGCAGCGCGACCGGGCTGCTCGCGCTCACCCGGCTCAGCGCGGCCTCCGCCGGGATCGAGGGCGGGGACACGCAGGCCGCGGGGATGATGAAGGCGCTCTCGCAGCGCGTCACCGACAGCGACGGCCAGGTCCTGGACACCCTGCCGCGTGACTCCTCGGGCACCGAGCAGGGCAACCCGAAGCGCAATCAGGCGCTGGTCGTCAGCGAGCAGACGGCGCACGTGTACAACTCCGCGGCGGACGGCGAGGGCGACGGCCTGGACTTCTTCTACCCGAAGGACGGCTCGCCCCGGCTGGACTACCCGTACACCCTGCTCACCCAGACCGGGCTGACGACCGACGAGAGCCGGGCCGCGATCCGGTTCATGAGCTATCTGCGTGACGCACGGCAGCTGCGGCTGCTGGAGCGGCACGGCTTCCGGACCTCCGAGGAGGAGGTGTCGGACGCGCTGGTGACCCGCGCCGGTGGCAGCAGCCCGCAGCCGTACACGAAGGCCCCGGCCCGGCCGGCCTCGGCGGTGGCGCTCCAGGAGACCCTCGGGGTGTGGACGATCACCGTGCAGAGCGCGCGGATCACCACGGTCGTGGACGCCTCCGCCTCGATGTCCGAGACGGTGCCGGGCACCGGGCGGTCCCGGATGGACGTGACCAAGGCGGCCCTGCTCCAGGCGCTGTCCACCTTCACGGCCGAGGACGAGATCGGGCTCTGGGACTTCTCGACCAAGCTGGACGGCGACAAGGACTACCGCGTCCGTGTGCCCACCCAGCGGCTCGGCGACCGCGAGGGCACCGGCACCCAGCGCGAGCGGCTGTCGGCGGCGTTCGGCGACCTGGAGCCGGTGCCGGACGGCGCGACGGGCCTGTACGACACCACGCTCGCCGCGTACCGGGCCGCGACCGGCTCCTACGCCGAGGGCAAGTTCAACGCGCTGGTCGTCCTCACCGACGGCGTGAACGAGGATCCCGGCAGCATCTCGCGCGCCGACCTCCTCGCACGCCTGGAGCGGCTCGCCGACCCGCAGCGCCCGGTGCCGCTGATCATGATCGCGGTCGGCCCCGACGCCGACCGCGAGGAGGCCAACCGCATCGCCGCGGCCACGGGCGGGTCGGGCCACGAGGTGACGGACCCGGCGCAGATCCAGACGGTGATCCTCAAGGCGATCGTCAACGCGGCGTCACCGGACCGACGGGGCTGA
- a CDS encoding DUF5999 family protein, producing MCQHQPPCPSADSADRESARLVAHHPEQGWSLLCNGVLLFEDTGELLPDGQIIAPHRPLGTGKVMTAA from the coding sequence ATGTGCCAGCACCAGCCACCGTGCCCCTCAGCCGACTCCGCCGACCGGGAATCCGCCCGACTCGTGGCGCACCACCCGGAGCAGGGATGGAGCCTGCTGTGCAACGGCGTTCTGCTCTTCGAGGACACCGGTGAGCTCCTGCCCGACGGCCAGATCATCGCCCCGCACCGTCCGCTGGGCACCGGCAAGGTGATGACCGCGGCGTAG
- a CDS encoding carbohydrate ABC transporter permease, whose protein sequence is MTARSGRKNLPTHVILVVVGAVMVVPLLYAVLSGFKSTDELSRNPVGLPESWVAGNYTDILGSGDFWRLIGNSTLIAVGTTVLIVAVSALSAFSFARFAFRGREGLFTLFTMGLMFPFAVAALPLFLLLRSMGLLDNPLGVILPQAAFGLPMTIIILRGFFREIPGELEEAATLDGCSPFGFFWRVLLPMARPALGTVSVLAVVTSWNNFFLPLLVFTDSTWWTIPIGVQQFQGQYSADYARVFAYLVLAMVPALAFYSVAERQLVGGLTAGATKG, encoded by the coding sequence GTGACGGCCAGGTCCGGCAGGAAGAACCTGCCGACGCATGTGATCCTCGTCGTGGTCGGCGCCGTGATGGTCGTGCCGCTGCTGTACGCCGTGCTGTCCGGCTTCAAGTCCACCGACGAACTCTCCCGCAACCCCGTCGGGCTGCCGGAGTCCTGGGTGGCCGGCAACTACACGGACATCCTCGGCTCCGGGGACTTCTGGCGGCTGATCGGCAACAGCACCCTGATCGCGGTCGGTACGACCGTCCTGATCGTCGCCGTCTCCGCGCTGTCGGCGTTCTCCTTCGCGCGCTTCGCCTTCCGCGGCCGGGAGGGCCTGTTCACCCTGTTCACCATGGGGCTGATGTTCCCCTTCGCGGTGGCCGCCCTGCCCCTGTTCCTGCTGCTGCGATCCATGGGCCTGCTGGACAACCCGCTCGGCGTGATCCTCCCGCAGGCGGCCTTCGGGCTGCCGATGACCATCATCATCCTGCGCGGCTTCTTCCGGGAGATCCCCGGCGAGCTGGAGGAGGCGGCCACACTCGACGGCTGCAGCCCCTTCGGGTTCTTCTGGCGGGTGCTGCTGCCCATGGCACGGCCGGCGCTGGGCACCGTCTCGGTCCTCGCCGTCGTCACCAGCTGGAACAACTTCTTCCTGCCGCTGCTGGTGTTCACCGACTCCACGTGGTGGACCATTCCGATCGGCGTCCAGCAGTTCCAGGGCCAGTACTCCGCGGACTACGCCCGCGTCTTCGCCTACCTGGTGCTGGCCATGGTCCCCGCCCTCGCCTTCTACTCGGTCGCCGAACGCCAGCTCGTCGGCGGCCTCACCGCCGGCGCGACCAAGGGATGA
- a CDS encoding glutamate-cysteine ligase family protein translates to MGEKVVAGRFDLSDRQHYREKLRRCLTGLERLLAEKRFDRPKNLMGLEIELNLAGADGMPKMLNGQVLERIASRDFQTELAMFNLEVNIAPHRLQGRVFDRLAEELRTSLAYADRKAGEVDAGIVMIGILPTLDRDDLVSSNLSDVDRYALLNDQIVAARGEDFMLDIDGVERLTCTSKSIAPEAACTSVQLHLQVTPGRFADVWNAAQAVAAVQVAIGANSPFLFGRELWRESRPPLFQQSTDTRPPELQAQGVRPRTWFGERWVTSAYDLFEENLRYFPALLPICDEEDPLDVLDSGGVPKLAELVLHNGTVYRWNRPVYGIADGVPHLRVENRVLPAGPTVTDVIANAAFYYGVVRALAEESRPVWTRMPFEAAAANFDAACEHGIDARLNWPRRGRYGGTAEVDAVSLVRDELLPLAEAGLDAWGVEPADRDLYLGVIEERCRRRMNGASWQAATFHRALEAGMSRDAALAATTRRYRELMHRGEPVHTWPVGLLEPVPLG, encoded by the coding sequence ATGGGGGAGAAGGTCGTGGCAGGTCGCTTCGATCTGTCCGATCGCCAGCACTACCGCGAGAAGCTGCGGCGGTGTCTGACGGGCCTGGAGCGACTGCTGGCGGAGAAGCGGTTCGACCGCCCCAAGAACCTGATGGGGCTGGAGATCGAATTGAACCTCGCCGGCGCCGACGGCATGCCGAAAATGTTGAATGGGCAGGTACTGGAGCGGATCGCCAGCCGCGATTTCCAAACAGAACTCGCCATGTTCAATCTGGAAGTGAACATAGCCCCACACCGATTGCAGGGGCGGGTATTCGATCGGCTGGCGGAGGAACTCCGTACGTCACTGGCATATGCCGACCGAAAAGCGGGCGAGGTCGACGCGGGAATCGTGATGATCGGCATTCTGCCGACGCTCGACCGGGACGACCTGGTCTCCTCGAACCTCTCCGACGTGGACCGCTACGCCCTGCTCAACGATCAGATCGTGGCCGCCCGCGGCGAGGACTTCATGCTCGACATCGACGGCGTCGAGCGTCTGACGTGCACGTCGAAGTCCATCGCCCCCGAGGCCGCCTGCACCTCCGTGCAACTGCACCTCCAGGTCACGCCGGGGCGGTTCGCCGACGTCTGGAACGCGGCCCAGGCGGTCGCCGCCGTCCAGGTCGCCATCGGTGCCAACTCGCCCTTCCTGTTCGGGCGTGAGCTGTGGCGCGAGTCGCGCCCGCCGCTGTTCCAGCAGTCCACCGACACCCGCCCGCCCGAACTCCAGGCCCAGGGCGTGCGACCGCGCACCTGGTTCGGGGAGCGGTGGGTCACCTCGGCGTACGACCTCTTCGAGGAGAACCTGCGCTACTTCCCGGCCCTGCTGCCGATCTGCGACGAGGAGGACCCGCTCGACGTCCTCGACTCCGGCGGGGTCCCCAAGCTCGCCGAACTCGTCCTGCACAACGGCACCGTGTACCGCTGGAACCGGCCCGTCTACGGCATCGCCGACGGCGTCCCGCACCTGCGCGTGGAGAACCGCGTGCTGCCCGCCGGACCGACCGTCACGGACGTCATCGCCAACGCCGCCTTCTACTACGGCGTCGTCCGCGCCCTCGCCGAGGAGTCGCGCCCGGTGTGGACCCGGATGCCCTTCGAGGCGGCGGCCGCCAACTTCGACGCGGCCTGCGAGCACGGCATCGACGCCCGGCTGAACTGGCCCCGGCGCGGACGGTACGGCGGGACGGCCGAGGTCGACGCGGTGAGCCTCGTACGCGACGAACTGCTGCCGCTCGCCGAGGCGGGCCTCGACGCGTGGGGGGTGGAGCCGGCCGACCGGGACCTCTACCTCGGTGTCATCGAGGAGCGCTGCCGCAGGCGCATGAACGGCGCCTCCTGGCAGGCGGCCACGTTCCACCGCGCGCTGGAGGCGGGCATGTCCCGGGACGCGGCGCTGGCCGCCACGACACGGCGCTACCGCGAGCTGATGCACCGCGGGGAGCCGGTGCACACCTGGCCGGTGGGGTTGCTGGAGCCGGTGCCGCTCGGGTGA